CTTAGAGGAGAACCTAGAGATGGGggcaaagttctatttggatatcctGGATCGTGGGCTCATTGCATTAGTGAGACAATCGTAAGAATCCCAAATTTGCTTGCTATTTGATTAGTTGgtgttaacttgtttatgttttgttttttaaatacgtgtttgtttatgttttttAGGATCATAAGGATGTCGCACTTCTTTTCCGGCACCAATCTTCTTTCAAGAAAATGGAGTTGTGGCTGATAgaaggtgaatgtgcaagagttagagatttggttgaaaaCTCAGGTTTGTACAATGCCGTTCTGAACTCTGTGATTGCGTATGACAAGGTCGCAGTATCTAGTTTCTGTGAAAGGTATCACGCTGAAGTCGACACATTCCAActtccttttggtgagatggcgataactcctgATGACGCAAAACAGATATTAGGGTTGCAGGTCGAAAGAAAATCAACCGGTGAGAAGTTCAAGAGAATGCCTAGTTGGGAAGACATCTATACATGGACCAAGAACTTGTTTGGCTGGGATTCCGAGAAGATTAATGGGCTTTTCGAGAAGGGACCTAAGTACCCtaagaaagagttcaaacttgTAGATATTAGGAACATGTTTTCTGGGACAGAAAAGAATATGGAATGTCGCTATGCGGCGGCTGGGTatttgttgtatgtccttgcGTCGGTTATATTTCCTGACAGCAGAGGTAACCGGGTGAGCGCCAACCTTCTTCAGATTTTGGATCCCTTGGAAGATGTGAGCAAGTACTCTTGGGGGACTGCCATAATTGCACACCTGAATGGTCAGCTTTCTCAGGGATCTCGCAAACTAACTTCTCAAATTAATGGGAATTTGGCTCTAATCATGGTATTGGATTGAtgaaagttttcttatttttgtacattttaaaaattgaattatttatgtttatttcattaatGGGAATTTGGCTCTACTCCCAAGCTCTTACGGGCAGCCGGCCACAAATTAGAAACCAATATATGTCTTCCTGCACAATGCGCTTTTTGATATTTCTCACTGATATACTTGCCAATCTCAAGGTCTCCAAATTGTTCATCAGCGGCTCCTGTGGGATTAGGGGTGAAagaaagttgcttccaaaaaggaTCGATATCTTCAATAGAAATGGGCGACTTGTAACCACCAAGTTTATGTCTACACGGGAGGCCAAGCCACGTCTCAGTTGTACAATTACAGTTCATCATTTTTCCACTTGAAGCTTTCGCTCAAAATCTGTGAAGTTCAGCCATCATATGCTTTATTGCCCACCATGACACTTGGTGCGAAACCCCGCGTAGCAATTGTTTGTCTTCCAGGTATTGCTTCAAAAAACGGTCCTTACTATACTCCATCTGAGTCACTATCTTGCTAAGATCATCCTGGGAGTGCTCATGAATAACTTCCTGTACAGTAACTACCCCACTAGTGTTTTTTCGAAGAATTTTCTTCAAACGTCCATGGGACTGCTCTGCGATACTGGTGGACTCATTTTGGTAGTGTTTGTACTTATTGGtccatgcataaacaaacttctCCTTCCAAGGATTCAACCAGGTATCTTTGCAATAGTCGACCACCTTCTTATAATCCGTACTCCAAACATCGATGAACTTTTGCAAATTTGCAGAGTACTTTACTTCGGTCTTCGAATGGGCCAAAAGGTCCCAATCTTTGCAAAAATCCTCCCATACATCCCCCTCTTCATCAAATTTTTCCTtggctttctttttctcttccgttatctctttttttgaaagtttactAAGACGCTAGTCTTCCTCCTTGAAACGTTGATTACCCTTTGCAGGTTTGATCTTTTGGATTTAATTCTTGCAATTATTAAAAAGATTCTTTTGGATGTGccacgtacaaagaaaatgttgagCAAGGGGAAAAACTTGACGAACGACACTCATGAATGCAAAATCCCTATCCGTAAATATAACCTGCGGTGTCTCTTCGCCACGGTAAATCAACCTAAATTGTTCCAAATCCCAAACATAGTCTTCTATTTCTTCCTTTTCCATAAAGCACCATGCCACGGTGAATGATTGCTTATCCTAAGTATGACTAGCCACGTTCAACAATGGCATGTTATACTTTTTGGTTTTATAGGTGCAATATATGAACAAGACATGGTAAAAGCACTGTGCCAAATCCATCATCCTAGGATGGgcaagaaaaatatgagtcacTTTGTCGCCCGGACCGACCCTTGTTTGCTTGGCATAGTTATGTTTTTCTATcaaccactctgattgttgcataattaatctaccatcccattcagttctCTTGATCGTTGCTTTGGCAGCGTAGATTGTGGAAAGAATAGACAAGTTTGACTTATCTTCCGCCTTTTGCATTTAGAATCTTAAGGGGCCTACATCGCTTCATCTGCCGAACCTtttccatttgatgtggtttcaatCGGGCATATGCTGGGGCCCTAAAAGAGTACTAGGTGGAGGATGGTTGTGACGACCATCCGGAATACTATACATCCACCATAGTAGAGTTTCGGGATGCCTTTTGAAAACAATCCTGAAGGGGCATTTTATCTTCTTCGACGAAGTTTTGTAGACCCTCGTCGTCTTCTTCACATACTTGTAGTTCTTCCCTTTGTGACTTTCTTCCTTATCCCCCGCTCTCTCGCATACCATCTCCATTTGCTTACAATCAACGTGTTTGCTTTGAACAATTACGCACATATTCTCTTTTGCCTTGGAAATAATCCATTCCTTGACCTCAGCCtttgttttccacgtctacattaaacaaataacacgttcattataaaacactaattaaacaatttTCGTATGGATATACATTGACTCAAACAATAAAAACGTACCAAATCGGTCATATATGCTTGGGAGTATCCGGGCCGACAGTGTGAGGGTTCAGGTTGAGAGCTCACCCGTACAACCAACTacaaaaaagaacaacaaaaaagtATAGGGTCGTCACTCTGTAAGATGTTAATATGACGACCCAGATCGTCAGCATAATTTACAGGTGAACGACTCTTTAAGTCGTCACCCAGATTTTCTGTAGACCAAACCCTTTTCTCGATGTATGACGACTCTTTTTTATAAAGTGACGACTCTACATtgatagatataaccaactctgcCCAGTTTTCACCTTGAATCGTCACCTTGTATACATATAAAATAACGACTCTACGAGTCGTTCTCTGGTACATGTGAAGAGTCGTTTGGTTTTAATCTTTACGGATTAACGATTCATGTTAGTGgttgcatttatttttgaatttaactCAACCAAATGTGGTTGAGGCAGTTTGGTCGCTCCATTCTATATAGAGGCCCATATCTCACCTAttccatatcaaaaccctaattatcaacctcctcttctccttctcatttaattaccatttaagagcaaaaaaaagagaaacatcatgactccattcactaatgaagagaattgtgccattacaagagcttggaaaacagtcactaaccactttgaaagtctagacaaagacattgatgaaacatcggatgcttggtggaaccgcgtattcatcgtttttgtggcgttggacggaaattgcaactcaaggtctttgaaacaagtcaaggaacgcttccagaagatacaattcgagtgtgatgttttgaaaagagaacttaaggctgttagggaagcctttccggatatgttgagtgttgtaagagtaagtatttgaacaagaggtaaaacttataaaaagctttgatcgatactaactaagtatatttgcattttcagttggggaaggcgtatcgctattatgaggagcttcgtggggaaaagtttgagctccacgattgctactttatcttggaaggcactagatataactacgccatatatgattaagtgtataagtgcacctttattatctattgtatttcatttccttcaatgcaacgctatgcgagatgtatgccttttacgattcaatgaaatgattctatgaaatcaaaaattatgagaatctagtgcaagggtcgttattttatataactaatcaaactaacgactctaaaagaaattagtaattgatagctaggatcgtcatttcatatgactacatgtatgacgaccctaagtgttactttttacagagagttttggttttagagtcgtcaatgtgtaaacaaaacaacaaaacgacTCTAAGTGACCTAGTTAAAAAGGGTCGCCAATGTTTAGCACACtatcctaacgatttttcataacctggaaaagttgcaggtttgagtcgttattGGTAGTGTCAATATACTGACGACCTTAGAGAGTCGCTTGGGTATACACCCCCGACTATGACGACCCTTTCtctgagttgttccatagtgtggatgattcgaccacttggagcaccattccgacaatttgaagagtataggaagtttacctgattgttttggccttggggttcctcattttgagtgttggttccttcatcttgagcaatgggatcttcattccaaccattgttcatgccttcctctatcaacatctcctcatcaaacatccaacccatatccttagttgagacaatcttaccatcaacacaatcattattgttatttgaagcttcaccaatctcattccctccacttgaatcacccatttgtaaaaaccctaggttttcctctcaaaactcctcctcttcttctcaacacataaaacacattttccataatttttttcctaaaatcagattttaatctaaatacacttaccacactaatcaaactaattaattcctaatactaatcatataagggcagttttgccatttagaaaatatttttttaaggggtgacccaaattaggatttGGTGATCTTTTTTGTCCCGTAATACATGGCCCCCAATTGAaagttatggcccccaattaagctaggaATTCTAAATATACTGATAAAAACTTATATTTAAATTAGAAGTACGTGGTTGCACTTATATTGAATCATAGTTGGATTAAATATATATATCCAAATGCACTTGAATTCAACTCTCTTAATGAATAATAGAAATGGAAATACATTACCCCAAAACCCTTTAATATATGCACTCTCGTTTGAGCATCTAACAAAATCATTGGATACTCAAAGGAGTGAGACGACGACTGCCCATATTACAAAATACAGATCACGAAACTTGATGATCAAATTAAGCAAATAACAAATAAATTATGATTCattaataaaaagaaaatcaCTGGATGACTGAAGTAGGAGCACCCATGTTTCTCTTCCTTATTCAAGGGCATTTGGGTCCTCCTTTCTTGGTCCTCTTGAGGTCATAACAAGCGCAGACAAATCTATACCCAGAGGTACCTGGGGGAACGCATCTACATGCCTTGCAGCAACTCATGCAGCCTGCCATGCAAAAATCGAAACGGTGCTTCGTTTTGCTGCACCTATATGCGCATCTCCCGTAGCATTCTGTTGGTGACAACCATTCGTAATTGTTAGGTGCCGAGCCCGATAAATCTAGAAGAGTAAACTTGAGGAGAAAAATGATTTGCAAAATTAATATTCGTAATTGACTTACGAGCTGGTTTCACGGTTCCTGGTCCgtattttctctgattattttttgcaagaaacaGGGTAAGCTAATTACAGTCGGATTCgtgaacttaaaaaaaaaaaaaactggggaGAGAGAGATGGAAGGAGAACACACCTTTAGTCCTTTGGCTGAAACCTGCAAAGAAGTCAATGAAACAAGGAATTCATTAACAA
This is a stretch of genomic DNA from Papaver somniferum cultivar HN1 chromosome 1, ASM357369v1, whole genome shotgun sequence. It encodes these proteins:
- the LOC113357263 gene encoding protein MAINTENANCE OF MERISTEMS-like → MLPPLRGGKLRGEPRDGGKVLFGYPGSWAHCISETIDHKDVALLFRHQSSFKKMELWLIEGECARVRDLVENSGLYNAVLNSVIAYDKVAVSSFCERYHAEVDTFQLPFGEMAITPDDAKQILGLQVERKSTGEKFKRMPSWEDIYTWTKNLFGWDSEKINGLFEKGPKYPKKEFKLVDIRNMFSGTEKNMECRYAAAGYLLYVLASVIFPDSRGNRVSANLLQILDPLEDVSKYSWGTAIIAHLNGQLSQGSRKLTSQINGNLALIMVLD
- the LOC113326495 gene encoding gibberellin-regulated protein 5-like, yielding MAISYMVKFVALLLLALFVVSMLESTQVSAKGLKRKYGPGTVKPAQCYGRCAYRCSKTKHRFDFCMAGCMSCCKACRCVPPGTSGYRFVCACYDLKRTKKGGPKCP